TAGAAAAAAACATGGAAATGAGAATTtacttaaaatatttaataacatTCATCCATCGATTACTTTTACGATAGAGGAAGAACAGAATAATAGCACAACGTTTCAAGATGTCCAACTAGCTAGAAGAGCAGATGGAACATTAAAAAGAGGGATACATATGAAGTCTACAGATGGACAATATATTCATTTCTATAGTGCTGTgccaatcagatacaaaagaAACTTAATAAAGATCCTGACTTATCGTTTTAGAATGATTTGCTCAGGTAACACCATTGTAAATGAATTGATCAATATTGGCAACCTGATTATTAGGAATAGATACCCAACGAAATTCGCCACATCCATGTCTATttaccaattcaactgctcctatggagccagttatataggGTGTACAATTCGGCAAGTCTGTCATCACATTGTAGAACACCATCCGTCTTGGCTGAGCAAAGGACGGGTAATAGTGTTTAAGAGTTCTATTCTCGCTTACTTGGTGGACACAGGTCACCAAGTTGGATTGAATAAACCTTTTGAGGTTACCCACCACATTCCATCGACTTTGCTGTGTGGTCTACCAGCTCATATTTTGCACATTGCTGAAGCCATTGAAAAccatgttcacaaaccaaaCCTTTGCATCAAAAAGAAGTTTGTACAACCGCTCTCGTTACATTTGCCATCGGTGTAGGAGTGAGTTGGAAGCAGAACTACGATAAGTAAACTATGATAATACTCTCAACATTCATCCCTTAACTCCTACATAACTACCATAATACTGACCttccatcaaaatattttattagttcCCCCTTTTCTATAAATTATGCAGCGTATCAACTTCCTGGTTTTCGAATAATCACTTTTAttataatcctctttcttccaattgcAAGATGTTATTTTGTAATTAATATGCCATTATGTAACTATCGCGTAACGTAactactcgatgagtattatttcattgttgtaaatcatacatatgtatattagtGTAGAACCATAATGAAGAACTAATTGGGAAGAAATTTATTCGCTCGACTCGTTCTTTTTATTAACAATGACCTTTAGAAAAAGCATATGAAGGCGTATAATCTAGAAATTTCTGAGGGTGTCGATTTTCGGAAAATAATGATTAGAGTTATCATTGTGTTTTTTGTAAATTAAATAGTTGGGATCTCTTTGACAAGCTTAATACTAACTGATATATCGTCCACCTCGTTGAATAATTCTAATCAATCTTGCTCAATCACAACAAAGTTTTCATCTACATACAGTGAACAGATTTCCGGTGGAGTCGTACATTTTGTGGCTCCATCTGTTTCGAAAGAATGCATGAATAAATCCTCTGCAATCAGTGGAAATATGGATCCAATAGCTACTTTTTTTCAGATAATAGATCCTCTTGAAAAATGAATAGGACAGAATGTAAACATGATTTCGGACATTTAATAAACTCTAAGAAATTTGGCATGTAACGTAATTTTAAGTCAGTGTCAGATTCCACGACGGTTATGAATGAGAAAAGTAGAGGATTAGGAAGTGTGCTGTGAtttaatgacttaggagttaaaAGTCCTTCATGTTAAAAAAAACATACTGATTGCGTAAGCATGGATTCAGTTGGTTGCCACGGATCTATCACTCGTCTCATGAGTTTCTTTGAAATACTAGTTCTAATTATGTATACAACTCAACGCCAAAATTAAACCCCTGATGACTTTTCTATTTTGTTATAAATTGTTAATTTATATCACCTACTGTCTGTCAAGCTAAATGTCGATCTTAGTTTATCAATATCATTTTAAGAGTTATTAATGCTCGTCAGTAAAGTATGCTTTCACCATCTGGGATTGGACTACACATATGGGTTGTCAAAATATTAGCACTCGAGCACGTATTACCTACAATTTGACGGATAAGCATATCATTGATTTAGACTTGCGTTTATTTGTTCTTAAAAAAGCACGAGTCGCAGGAAATGATGACAATTTGCAAACAGAGTTGGTGAATAAATAGTTCGCTAATTTCGATCAATTCAATTTCACATACTCTTCGATTGGCGAGACTGAAATTTGTgggcgaaccaatcagatttacgataacaggtcttgaattttggtgcGAAGTCAATCCATTCACTTGGCTCaatagttttggcattatatctAATGTCTGTTAgcgatgaaaaccctaaatccaatccttaaccctaactatcaactgtagaCATTAATCCTAATCACTCACACTGGTTGATTACCCTTATTTAGCTGTAAAGTGTATGTGGACATTCCCAATGTCTTTTTAGAGTCGCTTTAAGGTttttcacaaattatagtctcacccttcGATCGATTCGGGGACGCCAAGTGATGTCAAGTTTTATCATGAAATCTTCCTTACTTTGGCTATGACTATTTGGTTCTACTACATTTGAAGTGAATCGATCCTGTGAGTTAACACGAAGAAGTGGAGGTGCATAAAATTCTGCTCACTGGTTACTTATGTCGATATTAGTGCATATAAGTGCTAACCATAATACCACAAAAACTGGCGTTTACTCTTACTTTAACAATTCCAGGGAACAATTCACAGAAAATTTCAGACTTCAGGTTAAAATCTCCGCTGGTTTTGGCTAGTTGTTTTTTAGTGCATGTTGAAGTCACAACACTACCCATGGTACACGTATTCTCCAGCATAAAACTCAGTAAGCCCGTTAGTATAGATGAAACAGACCATGCAGGATTCCATGTGTCGGGATGAAAATCACTTATTGATAGACACAGTCTACAAGAAAAATCAGCTATACCATAACATTCCCCACCTCGTGTTACATGCGAATCTACCGTTTGGTGTTATCATGTATATTGAAGGAGGTCGAAATGGAAAATCTCTCGGAAAAACAAGCTTCCCATGGTAATAACCTCCTTTATAAGGTGAATCAACTGGTCCTTTGATGACATAATGCCACTCAAACAGGTTAGTTGGAAGTGGCTCTGCAGTTATATAAGGAACCGGGTCCTTTGAAAGCCTTAGGTAGTCTTGTTTCAATCGCTGTAGTGCAGTTGAACAGTTCACTGAACGATTATTACCAGCCATCAAGAATGTCGTAACGCATATGTTGATTTGTACGGTTGTTCAAATTCAAATggtcaaatggttgtggacggaatagaagaagctttcgcttaacaggcttccgtgtctagtagcaggggatcaccaaatcctccaggcaggaacctaggtatgttaacaataaaaaaggaaaagaaattggtaaatcatagtgtgatgctgtccttggtccttaagaataggtcaagttgcctcttgaaggactcctgagaagtcgctttgactagctcggctggcagcgaattccagattttgacaactcttaaggagtagaagttgtgtctacattccgtcttgctatgttgtgtttccagtttctgggtgttaccccttaggttattattcgaactaagcttaagtaggtgtttaagaggatgtccagaagtgttaagaatactgtAAGTCATTAAtagatcacctctaagacgcctatactctaatgggtaaaggtccagtgaatggaggcgctcttcgtaaggtttaaacttgagtcctcgaactgatttcgtggctcgccgttggatacgctccaaagtgtccttatcctttcgGAGTGAGGGTggaagtactatgtttccgtactctaaatggggacggatgaaactattgaagattatatggaaagttcgtccgtcaaactgtccaaaaacgcgcttcaacgttaccagttcaaggtttgctcggaaggcatttttgtcacagttagcgtaaggctttaaatcatggggcaccgggactcctaaatctttttcgacttgggatactactagagaggagtttcctaagttgtaactgtagtttgcgacatgtcgcagatggactactttacactttgaggtgttaaaggtaagtccgttatcgtctgcccaactttgaagtcgcgtcagatcctcctgaagtgcctgtatatcgtcttggttgcgtatctctctccaaagtttcacgtcgtcggcaaaaagtaataagtctgacgttgcctgttgaggaagatcatttatgtagatcaagaagagaagaggccctagtactgagccctgggggaccccactaggacattccatagcctgagataaagtgaaattaaccctaaccttaaagtgtcgattttttaggtatgaagtaagccaatcaattagaggtggtttgatacctggtcgtttgagcttattgataagacacaagtggttaaccttatcaaaagctttggagaaatcaaggtaaatgacatcaacctttcccttgcgatcgaggatgcttgtccatctgtccaccgcagtcagcaggttggttatacaagagtgacccttcctgaaaccatgctgttggggtgagaagaaatttaaggacagtagatagtcgtttaaaccgtcgcatatcagggactccatgagttttgaaggtaatgacagaagagccaccggccgataacttgaaggttcattgcgtcgacctcctttgaaaattggtgtgatgtgagccaacatccaactttccggtaatttgcctcggctaagcgagtgtgaaaacaccacgctaagcggcgttgccaggattgaggctgcctccctcagtatggcaggatgaaccatatccgggccaggagaagtatctaatcttaagtgctgcaatttccggaacaccaagtcagcgcttaggtctacttcagaaagtcctgtggagttggagatgagactgtcgtcaataaagttgatgtcagccggttgaaatgtttgagagtaatgtgccgccagaaggtcagcggcgtcgccatcgttgttggtcgggcagttaagacctaccagttgagaaactcctgttttggcttgacgaagagaggctgcataacggaataggcttctagggttagaggcaaatttgtccataagctttgtctggtactgaagcctgtcttctcttatagccttcgtgcatgtgttccttatatgtttatattgcctaaaCGCTCCGTCGTTATTAGTTCttttgtattctgcccaacagtgccttttgcggcttagcaggcgaagggtacggttcttgattactgtaggtggcttgaagcttttgggaaccgtttgaggaactgaatggtttgtagcacataggagcgtgtgcagtaagaagtcccaatgaccatccacatcgatttgagggtgaacatcccaaaccacctgttgtagatagtcatgtagagctggcacattcagccgtttaaaattccaacgcaaattattgttgggataccttagcttagttttgatgacaaaactgaaggctatgacggcatgatcgctctttcccagaggagccaggattgagaggttgtcgactaggaattcatcgttagtgaatacacagtctaagcgcgatggtgcctgactgtttctccaacgagttgccgacctcacattttcatataagcccaagtcatcgatgaggttgaagaaccgagcttcaattgagttgtcgactccagtgtacgtgtgtgtccgcgaagttgactctagggagattaaagtcccctagaatcaggatgtgtgtgaaaccgagacggatagagcgggatagtccttccagcatacgactatcgtactcgatgtcggcagttggcttcctgtaaatgactccaactagacacctcgaagtactagacaatcttacagagcaccatatggattcctcaagattgttaaactcgaggttgtgaacttggtgcacctccaagcaagagcttatgtatatggctactccgcccccaattcctgtttttctgtcgttgcggaacaaagtcatcccaggtaatgctaactcttggtccgagaactgagaagatatccaggtttcagatattcctatcagatgggccttattagcgttgctaagttcacgtaattcatccagtttgtttggtagactcgcggcgttcatatataagtagtttatgctttcaattcggaacgcgtgagcttcgtcctgtttttctgtatgagccttatgtgaatggacaggtagcccacctatatgaggtttgccgaggtggtaggccctgttctttacacgttttttttatcgtttagacagtccacaagtggaatggtcagctccaacttgtctttgttcttggtcctaacttcatatggcctatccgggtgcatgtggattccaggtggcaatcgacgtctattagcacgaaatgcttccagaaccgcagccgccatgtgggaagatgggaaggttatcttcactagacggggtctaagatcaccgtccttcttggctagtctcgtcacatgctgagtcagtatgtgtttgagcctcaaggactgtttgatgaatttccattccctgatgtcagaatttgattgagtagggtctgcattttccggtataccttgcacaattatgtttcttccgcggaaaaactgatcgcgagtttctttggggatgttccgtatgatattgcgctcggagtacggtatgtcgggcaatatttttacgttaccatcggatttcagcaagtgacttgctagcaagacgtcctttACGTCGgcagcattcttaagtgttactcggagaagcctcgggtgatttagatgcttagaatcctttcctcgagtgagccgggtgaccgtcaaaggctctattctaggaagttcgagcttcttgttcaattcaccccagagcatcctgtcgtttttgtcctgcagactgagaggaagatcaggcttgtcaacgaggttcatgataatgagagaatcgtcacgaactgttgttaatttaccaggtttcacgctgggttcaggtttaataacttgttgtttggaggtcagtgcgCGTTTTTGAGTCTTGGGCTCTTtgttgaccggacgaacagtcttgggggtagactgtgcgaccgaatcaccagttattttccgtacAGCAactcttgggttgctcggcttaggcggtgatgcctggttcttttgggctctcctaacgtgggtcgaatcacctacagggtttttggcaaccactgttgtgttcaaGGACCCtaagctgggagacccgagtttgcttaaggagtctagtaccgtcgacgtaatgatggtactgagcctcgacacgtcgtcGTTAGTGTTGACGGATGCTCCATCGGTGGTATACCTATTGGCATCCCTACTTTTGTATCCGTCGCACGCTCTTGTTTGTCTACCGGTTTTTTTACTATCgttatccaagttaactgacaacttgttccgaagacctgtcagtaggacaatgatgttactcagcaagaccacagcgtccgtgctgcacgtgacacacacccacttttgctctgacttgctgagtctgttgtaagcagttgctgtcagatctgtgcatgcttcgtggaaccaacctttgcagttgtcgcactgcatgccagttgtgacagcaaaacggcatcccggacgtttgcatgagtttttcatgacggtgttgaagcaaattatgttatagatgcttgcaagagcctaggaccttttaaaaaaacactaaaaagcacactgaaaacggaaaAAACAGataaaacgagtgatataaactgaaactagtctatacgtgaaaaacaaaaaaaaaaaccgaatagtaagctgaggcaaaaccacaggtaactattaaatatagtgaaactcaaaaaaaaaagtaatctaccgaacgtatagctcaggatagattctttagaactgaaatggtacttttgttgcgtaagaacacagcaaaagtttgataaatgcaaatcacgttaggactgaACTTCTCGTTCGAAAAGCGCGCTGTAACGTATATGATAAAGAAACATTTGTCACTTTGCTGTTTTCTCTACATGTACATTTTTTATTACTTACGATATTCTTGACAAAGTAAGATCCCTCGAATGGTTCATTTAGGTGTTTAACTTGATGACTTCTAAAACTCATGGAAATTTCAGTCGTCTTCTCAATTCAATGTGTGTTGACTTTGTTTATGTGACTGCTGAAGTTCTTTATTGCAAAATGATGACGTTTTCCATTAATTTAAGTATTTTGGCTTTGGAAAACCAATGTGTTTTCTTAGTTCGGTTCCAAACGGGAAATTTTTCACTCCAGGTTCCTCAGAATCCTTCTAACATGTTTAACTAAGAAAGTTCGTTAATTCCTCTTTGCCTTGATTTATTAGTAAACATTCTCTTCATTCCATATAGTTTTTCATTTCATCCTGAGATCGCTGAGGAAGTGATTACTTAGTAGGCCATTACAACTATATGGTTCGCAATCTCTAAAGTAGGTCACCTTGTTCGCTTCTGCTATTTCAAGAAAACGACTAAGCACGACGGCAAGCCTCTTGAATAAACGTAAACTTTTGGTAGACttaagttaaataaacaaaaagacgcataaaaaataattttggtTGGTAAGCACTAAATCAAAGCAAGCTTATCTAAATAAATAAGCTTATCATTAGACTCAATCATGTGCTTCATGTTGGGTTTGGCTGATGAGAGTGTTGTGTAGAGAATCTCATGGTAAATAGAAAGGCGCGGTTTGATGCATTCAGCCAAAAACCTTTGGTGTTGGCTTTTAGTACGTTCCAGATCAACATTAACGCAGATGAAAACTAAAGGACAAAGTTTtataacaagctttaatagtgGTGTGAATTATTAGGCATTTGGATCGGAGACGGATGTCGATAAATGCATGAGCAATGAAGTGGATCTGTCGTATCATCCTGAAGAGGAACGCTTAATAGAAGACTTTATACTGTTCTACAACACGCGCAAGTGAGTGTTCAGATCATTTGATAGCAACATACAATTAGGTTGTTATGAGAACAACACTCGATGAGTTATGATCAGCTACTTTATGACGCATTCAGACGACCATGATTCTTATACTGTGCTCATTCTTGGTTTTTGAAGAAAGAATTGTGGTGACACAATTCAATTCGGTTTATTTTCAGACGTTATACTACCGAAAACATTAGTAAACTCCCAGTTTTAAACCAGTAACGGAATAACTGTTAGCTGAGGCTAAAAATGCGTAAATATCAGTAGGTTTATCTAGTGACTATCTGTAACACTCGTGTCTTCTAACCGAAAGTTGTACAACCCAATTTTTCTAGTTTTTGACATGCACCGATCGATATCGATAGAACACAATAGTTTGGCGTAAATCATTTGCCCCAATTTGTGATACGAATAAATATGAGggtaaaaattataaaataatcatgAACGGTCTTAGGAAACACAACACACAgtcaatttatatttttaaagtgCAACACAAGAGTACTATAAAGATGCCAATAGCAAAAAagatatacaaaaataattacGTATTATATAGTACCGTCAAGCTTGTCAATCATTGGTGAACACGGAGGACCTGATGCAAATGTGGGGATATTGACTGTCAAAACAACAGTACCATTCCTACAGTTGATGACcatttggaactcaaagcaGCTGTCAGTCAATATCGAAGTCAgagtcttcaatacgaacatcaaaaCGGTTCTGTTGTGATGAGCTTAGCCTCAGAGAACTACCCCAACTATTATCAAGAATGTTCAAGTATACCTGGAGAGACGTCTAATCATGATGCTCAGTttccgttggccagataccatcaatAACAACTTATTATGGGATAGAATAAAATagcttctagctgaagaggaaactaGAAACGACGCTAGAGTTGTATAGGGCACACGCTAAATGTGACAAAAATGctttccgagcaaaccttgaaCTGgcaacgttgaagcgcatttttggacagtttgacgggcgaactttccatataatcttcaatagtttcatccgtccccatttagagtacggaaacatagtacttccACCCTCACTCcgaaaggataaggacactttggagcgtatccaacggcgagccacgaaatcagttcgaggactcaagtttaaaccttacgaagagcgcctccattcactggacctttacccattagagtataggcgtcttagaggtgatctaTTAATGACTTacagtattcttaacacttctggacatcctcttaaacacctacttaagcttagttcgaataataacctaaggggtaacacccagaaactggaaacacaacatagcaagacggaatgtagacacaacttctactccttaagagttgtcaaaatctggaattcgctgccagccgagctagtcaaagcgacttctcaggagtccttcaagaggcaacttgacctattcttaaggaccaaggacagcatcacactatgatttaccaatttcttttcctcttttattgttaacatacctaggtccctgcctggaggatttggtgatcccctgctactagacacggaagacACGGAAGTTAGTCGCCCTTGCTGAACGAGAAGAGTGTTCCAACACTCCTGTGCATCTGTATTCAATCCACCCATAGGTGATGAGTCAAGTTGAAAAGATAACAAGTAAATAAAACTCCAGAATCTTGAGGGATGACTACTTGTCATCCTTCAGATCTGATTGTTCACCTTGGGGTGGTTAGAAATAAACTGCCAGGTAGGGTAGAACCAAACTTCTTCTTTGATGAAGACATTAGTACTCTATCCAGAAATCTTTGATTTCAGGTTGAATGTAGATTAATCTGTAGTGGTATTAGTTCATAACGTCACGACCTTGGAAGATGAGCGTATAACTACTGCAAAGATTTACATTCAACATGTATCACTTAGAGAAGGTCAAAAATAGTGAACGCGTTAACAGCGAATTGAA
The genomic region above belongs to Schistosoma haematobium chromosome 2, whole genome shotgun sequence and contains:
- the UBE2J2_1 gene encoding Ubiquitin-conjugating enzyme E2 J2 (EggNog:ENOG410V5GK~COG:O), yielding MAGNNRSVNCSTALQRLKQDYLRLSKDPVPYITAEPLPTNLFEWHYVIKGPVDSPYKGGYYHGKLVFPRDFPFRPPSIYMITPNGRFACNTRLCLSISDFHPDTWNPAWSVSSILTGLLSFMLENTCTMAKTSGDFNLKSEIFCELFPGIVKEIRENLTAEELRSKLLNSSNRRQSQSDASTNNSGINDENRNEWHISKLFVLIVFSIFAFLVQLVMRFLEPI
- the UBE2J2_1 gene encoding Ubiquitin-conjugating enzyme E2 J2, variant 2 (EggNog:ENOG410V5GK~COG:O~BUSCO:EOG091G0IUT), which produces MAGNNRSVNCSTALQRLKQDYLRLSKDPVPYITAEPLPTNLFEWHYVIKGPVDSPYKGGYYHGKLVFPRDFPFRPPSIYMITPNGRFACNTRLCLSISDFHPDTWNPAWSVSSILTGLLSFMLENTCTMGSVVTSTCTKKQLAKTSGDFNLKSEIFCELFPGIVKEIRENLTAEELRSKLLNSSNRRQSQSDASTNNSGINDENRNEWHISKLFVLIVFSIFAFLVQLVMRFLEPI